In the genome of Mycobacterium kansasii ATCC 12478, one region contains:
- a CDS encoding ABC transporter substrate-binding protein yields MQQGWSRRGFLQVAGATGLVAAGISACSSHEPKPGRPGGGAVTITHLFGKTVVKEPPTRVVSAGLTEQDDLLAVGVVPIAVTNWFGDQPFAVWPWAQPKLGAAQPVVLNLDNGIAVDQIAGLKPDLIVAINAGVDADTYQKLSAIAPTIPQSDGDAFFEPWKDQATTIGQAVFQADQMKALIDDVDRKFVEVAERNPQWKGKKALLLQGRLRQGNVIATMAGWRTDFLNQMGLVVSDAIKPYAADHVAVIPPEHIKDVLDSADVLIWSTESPEDQQALLADPAIAAAGATAQKRHIFTTKDLAGAIAFASPLSYPLVADQLPPQIGAILG; encoded by the coding sequence GTGCAACAGGGATGGAGTCGGCGCGGATTCCTGCAGGTCGCAGGAGCAACAGGGCTCGTCGCCGCTGGGATTTCGGCGTGTTCGTCACACGAACCGAAACCGGGCAGACCCGGCGGTGGGGCGGTGACCATCACTCACCTATTCGGCAAGACCGTCGTCAAAGAGCCGCCCACGCGCGTGGTCAGTGCGGGCCTCACCGAACAGGACGACTTACTGGCCGTGGGTGTGGTGCCGATCGCGGTGACCAACTGGTTCGGCGACCAACCGTTCGCCGTATGGCCGTGGGCCCAACCCAAGCTCGGAGCGGCGCAGCCGGTTGTGTTGAACCTGGACAACGGAATTGCCGTCGATCAGATTGCCGGCCTGAAGCCCGACCTGATCGTGGCCATCAACGCCGGCGTCGACGCCGACACCTATCAAAAGCTGTCGGCGATCGCCCCGACCATCCCGCAGTCCGACGGCGACGCGTTCTTCGAACCGTGGAAGGACCAGGCGACCACCATCGGCCAGGCGGTTTTCCAGGCCGACCAGATGAAGGCGCTGATCGACGACGTCGACCGCAAGTTCGTCGAGGTCGCCGAGAGGAATCCGCAGTGGAAGGGCAAGAAGGCGCTGCTGCTGCAGGGCAGGCTGCGGCAGGGAAACGTGATCGCCACCATGGCCGGCTGGCGCACCGACTTCCTCAACCAGATGGGTCTGGTCGTCTCCGACGCCATCAAGCCCTACGCCGCCGACCACGTCGCTGTCATCCCTCCCGAGCACATCAAGGACGTGCTCGACTCCGCCGATGTGCTGATCTGGTCCACCGAAAGCCCGGAGGACCAACAGGCGTTGCTGGCCGACCCCGCGATAGCGGCCGCCGGGGCCACCGCCCAGAAGCGCCACATCTTCACCACCAAAGACCTCGCCGGCGCGATCGCGTTCGCATCGCCGCTGAGTTATCCTCTGGTGGCCGATCAGCTGCCCCCGCAGATCGGCGCAATCCTGGGCTGA
- a CDS encoding 5-oxoprolinase/urea amidolyase family protein codes for MAILEVLRTGPLAIVEDLGRTGLAHLGVGRSGAADRRSHTLANRLVANPDDRATVEVTFGGFSARVRGGDVDIAVTGADTDPTVNGIMFGTNSIHHVHDGEVISLGTPRAGLRTYLAVRGGICVTPVLGSRSYDVMSAIGPAPLQAGDLLPVGEHTADYPELDQAPVAAFTGATVELLAIPGPRDDWVVDPDALVHTDWVVSDHSDRVGTRLVGRPLQHRDPDRQLPSEGTTRGAIQVPPNGLPVILGPDHPLTGGYPVVGVVIDEDIDKVAQVRPGQHVRLQWARPRTQVR; via the coding sequence ATGGCGATCCTGGAAGTCCTGCGCACCGGCCCGCTGGCCATCGTCGAAGATCTCGGCCGTACCGGCCTCGCCCATCTCGGTGTCGGCCGCTCCGGAGCCGCCGACCGCCGCTCCCACACACTGGCCAACCGATTGGTCGCCAACCCCGACGATCGGGCCACCGTCGAGGTCACGTTCGGCGGGTTCTCGGCGCGGGTTCGCGGCGGCGACGTGGACATCGCCGTGACCGGGGCCGACACCGATCCGACTGTCAACGGAATCATGTTCGGCACCAACAGCATTCACCACGTCCACGATGGTGAGGTGATTTCGCTGGGTACGCCGCGCGCCGGGCTTCGGACGTATCTGGCCGTGCGCGGCGGGATCTGCGTCACCCCGGTGCTGGGTTCGCGGAGCTACGACGTGATGTCGGCGATCGGCCCCGCGCCGCTGCAAGCCGGCGACCTCCTGCCGGTCGGCGAACACACCGCGGACTATCCCGAACTCGACCAGGCCCCGGTGGCTGCCTTCACCGGCGCCACGGTCGAGCTACTGGCGATACCGGGTCCGCGCGACGACTGGGTGGTCGATCCCGACGCCCTGGTCCACACCGACTGGGTGGTCTCCGACCACAGCGACCGGGTCGGGACGCGGCTGGTCGGGCGTCCGCTGCAACACCGCGACCCGGACCGGCAGCTGCCCAGTGAGGGCACCACCCGCGGCGCGATCCAGGTGCCGCCCAATGGCTTACCGGTCATCTTGGGTCCCGATCACCCGCTTACCGGCGGCTACCCGGTGGTGGGTGTGGTGATCGACGAGGACATCGACAAGGTCGCCCAGGTGCGGCCGGGCCAGCACGTGCGGCTGCAATGGGCGAGGCCCCGCACGCAGGTCCGTTAG
- a CDS encoding 5-oxoprolinase subunit B family protein: MSVTNVSSDPAADAMARTVLDYGDQALMVQCDSTAEVLAWTDALRAAALPGVVDVVPALRTVLVKLAAPRFQGVTRQRLRRLPVGSPAPSPDHRDDHPVIDVVYDGPDLAEVASHTGLTAAQIINAHTAAPWRVGFNGFSPGFAYLIGGDPRLRVPRKSEPRTVVPAGSVALAGEFSAIYPRQSPGGWQIIGHTEVVLWDVTRPNPALLMQGMWVRFRAA; the protein is encoded by the coding sequence ATGAGTGTGACGAACGTGTCCAGCGACCCGGCAGCCGACGCGATGGCGCGCACCGTTCTGGACTACGGTGACCAGGCGCTGATGGTGCAATGTGACAGTACCGCTGAGGTTTTGGCGTGGACCGACGCACTGCGCGCGGCGGCCCTGCCGGGAGTGGTCGACGTCGTTCCGGCTTTGCGGACGGTGTTGGTCAAATTGGCCGCACCCCGCTTCCAAGGGGTTACCCGCCAGCGGCTGCGCCGATTGCCGGTCGGCTCTCCGGCACCATCGCCGGATCACCGGGATGATCACCCCGTCATCGACGTCGTCTACGACGGCCCGGATCTCGCCGAGGTCGCCAGCCACACCGGCCTGACCGCCGCACAGATCATCAACGCCCACACCGCGGCCCCGTGGCGGGTTGGATTCAACGGGTTCTCGCCCGGTTTCGCCTATCTCATCGGCGGCGACCCACGGCTGCGGGTGCCTCGCAAGTCCGAACCGCGAACCGTGGTGCCGGCCGGATCGGTCGCTCTCGCAGGCGAATTCAGCGCGATATATCCTCGCCAGTCGCCGGGCGGATGGCAGATCATCGGTCATACCGAAGTCGTCTTGTGGGACGTCACCCGACCCAACCCCGCGCTGCTCATGCAGGGCATGTGGGTGCGGTTCCGGGCCGCGTAG
- a CDS encoding 2-hydroxyacid dehydrogenase, whose amino-acid sequence MALRVLAHFAPGDKVLDLVAAERDWLDIRWCADNDDTGFYRELHEAEVIWHVLRPLTGEDLAQGPRLRLVHKFGAGVNTIDVAAATRRGIAVANMPGANAPSVAEGTVLLMLAALRRLPTLDAAVREDRGWPADPQLGETVRDIGSCTVGLIGYGNVAKRVATIVAAMGATVLHTSTRDDGRPGWRPLPQLLAGSDIVSLHVPLTTDTEQLIDAGALARMRPDSVLVDTSRGAVVDEDALVAALRGGRLAAAGLDVFAVEPVAPDNPLLTLDNVVLTPHVTWYTADTMRRYLTEAVRNCRRLRDGQPLANLVNQPTGC is encoded by the coding sequence GTGGCGCTGAGAGTTCTCGCCCACTTCGCTCCCGGCGATAAGGTCCTTGATCTCGTTGCGGCCGAACGTGATTGGCTCGACATCCGATGGTGCGCCGACAATGACGACACCGGCTTCTACCGCGAACTGCACGAAGCAGAAGTGATATGGCATGTGCTTCGCCCATTGACGGGTGAAGACTTGGCACAAGGCCCCCGGCTGCGGCTGGTGCACAAATTCGGCGCCGGGGTGAACACCATCGACGTGGCGGCAGCGACGCGGCGCGGTATCGCGGTGGCCAATATGCCGGGCGCCAACGCTCCCTCGGTCGCCGAGGGCACGGTGCTGCTGATGCTGGCCGCGCTGCGCCGGCTACCGACACTCGATGCCGCGGTGCGCGAGGACCGGGGCTGGCCAGCAGACCCGCAACTGGGCGAGACAGTTCGCGATATCGGCAGTTGCACGGTCGGGTTGATCGGCTACGGGAACGTCGCCAAACGGGTCGCGACCATTGTCGCCGCGATGGGGGCCACCGTGCTGCACACGAGCACCCGCGACGACGGGCGACCCGGCTGGCGTCCGCTGCCGCAACTGTTGGCCGGCAGCGATATCGTCTCCCTGCACGTACCGTTGACCACCGACACCGAGCAGCTGATCGATGCCGGGGCGCTGGCCCGGATGAGGCCGGATTCGGTGCTGGTGGACACGTCTCGGGGAGCGGTGGTCGACGAGGATGCCCTGGTGGCCGCGTTGCGCGGTGGGCGGCTGGCCGCAGCGGGGCTAGACGTTTTCGCCGTCGAGCCGGTTGCGCCCGACAACCCGCTGCTAACGCTGGACAACGTCGTGCTGACACCGCATGTCACCTGGTACACCGCCGACACGATGCGGCGCTATCTGACCGAGGCCGTCCGGAATTGCCGGCGGTTGCGCGACGGGCAGCCGTTGGCCAACCTGGTCAACCAACCCACCGGTTGTTAG
- a CDS encoding GNAT family N-acetyltransferase, translating into MHAQVHTARLVHTSDLDGETRQRIHQMVADAFAGDFTENDWEHALGGMHALIWHHGAIIAHAAVVQRRLIYQGGALRCGYIEGVAVRADWRGQGLVGALLDAGEQVIRGAYQLGALSSSARARRLYASRGWLPWLGPTSVLAPTGPVRTPDDDGTVFVLPVEVTLDTSAGLMCDWRAGDVW; encoded by the coding sequence GTGCACGCCCAGGTCCACACCGCGCGCTTGGTGCACACCTCCGATCTGGACGGCGAGACACGCCAGCGCATCCATCAGATGGTGGCCGACGCCTTCGCCGGCGACTTCACCGAAAACGACTGGGAACACGCCCTGGGCGGGATGCATGCCCTGATCTGGCACCACGGCGCGATCATCGCGCATGCCGCCGTGGTGCAGCGACGGCTGATATACCAGGGCGGCGCGCTACGCTGCGGTTACATCGAAGGCGTTGCCGTACGTGCAGATTGGCGCGGCCAAGGGCTGGTGGGGGCGCTCTTGGACGCCGGCGAGCAGGTGATACGTGGCGCCTATCAACTCGGAGCGCTCAGCTCCTCGGCACGAGCCCGCAGGCTATACGCGTCGCGGGGCTGGTTGCCTTGGCTCGGTCCGACGTCGGTACTGGCGCCCACCGGCCCGGTGCGCACTCCCGACGACGACGGCACCGTATTCGTCCTGCCGGTCGAGGTCACTCTGGACACATCGGCGGGGCTGATGTGCGATTGGCGCGCGGGCGACGTCTGGTAA
- a CDS encoding DNA polymerase domain-containing protein, protein MTGPASLDVAGHRVTITHPDRVVFPGPDGRSGHTKLDLVRYYLSVADGALRGVSGRPMILKRFVKGISEEAVFQKRAPANRPDWVDVAELRYASGTSAKEAVIHDAAGLAWVVNLGCVDLNPHPVLAGDLDHPDELRIDLDPMPGVEWRHIIDVALVVREVLEDYGLTGWPKTSGARGFHVYARIAPRWPFSKVRLAAQTVAREVERRVPDAATSRWWKEEREGVFVDFNQNAKDRTVASAYSVRATPDARVSTPLHWDEVPDCHPDVFTLGTVPDRFAEMGDPWAGIDDAVGHLDRLLMLAEELGPPEKAPKGAGPRAGGRRRSSKPLIEVARTKTRDEAMAALDTWRHRHPATADLLQPADVLVDGMRGPSSIWYRIRINLQHVPPDQRPAQEELIADYSPWPDYPPKPKPTDT, encoded by the coding sequence ATGACCGGTCCGGCATCACTGGACGTCGCCGGACACCGCGTCACCATCACCCATCCCGACCGGGTGGTGTTTCCCGGCCCGGACGGCCGATCCGGACACACCAAGCTCGACCTGGTGCGTTACTACCTCTCCGTTGCCGATGGCGCGCTGCGCGGGGTTTCCGGCCGGCCGATGATTTTGAAGCGCTTCGTCAAAGGCATCTCCGAAGAAGCGGTGTTCCAGAAGCGCGCACCCGCCAACCGCCCGGACTGGGTCGACGTCGCCGAACTGCGTTACGCGTCGGGCACGTCCGCCAAGGAAGCCGTCATCCACGACGCGGCGGGACTGGCCTGGGTGGTCAATCTGGGCTGCGTCGACCTCAATCCGCATCCGGTGCTGGCCGGTGACCTCGACCATCCCGACGAGCTGCGGATCGACCTGGACCCGATGCCGGGCGTCGAGTGGCGGCACATCATCGACGTCGCCCTGGTGGTGCGTGAGGTGCTCGAGGACTACGGCCTGACCGGCTGGCCCAAAACGTCCGGGGCGCGCGGCTTCCATGTGTATGCCCGGATCGCGCCGCGCTGGCCGTTCTCGAAGGTCCGGCTGGCTGCCCAGACCGTTGCGCGCGAAGTCGAACGGCGGGTGCCCGACGCCGCAACCAGCCGCTGGTGGAAGGAGGAACGCGAGGGCGTGTTCGTCGACTTCAACCAGAACGCCAAGGACCGCACCGTCGCGTCGGCCTATTCGGTGCGGGCCACCCCCGACGCCCGGGTGTCCACGCCGCTGCACTGGGACGAGGTACCCGACTGCCATCCGGACGTCTTCACCCTGGGCACCGTTCCGGACCGGTTCGCCGAGATGGGTGACCCGTGGGCGGGGATCGACGACGCCGTGGGCCACCTGGACCGGCTGCTCATGCTGGCCGAGGAATTGGGGCCCCCGGAAAAGGCGCCCAAAGGCGCCGGCCCACGGGCCGGCGGCCGGCGCCGATCCTCCAAGCCGCTCATCGAGGTCGCGCGCACCAAGACCCGGGACGAGGCGATGGCCGCGCTGGACACCTGGCGCCACCGCCATCCCGCCACAGCCGACCTGCTGCAGCCCGCCGACGTGCTGGTCGACGGGATGCGCGGGCCCAGTTCCATCTGGTACCGGATCCGGATCAACCTGCAGCACGTGCCGCCCGACCAACGTCCCGCGCAGGAAGAGCTGATCGCCGACTACAGCCCCTGGCCGGACTATCCGCCCAAGCCGAAACCCACAGACACGTGA
- a CDS encoding NarK family nitrate/nitrite MFS transporter, translating into MTIAPVIQQAPPRAPYVEGPWIDDWRPEDPEFWERTGRPIARRNLVFSIFAEHIGFSVWMLWSIVVVHMTAVGGHPAPSGWALSPSQALCLVAVPSGVGALLRLPYTFAVPIFGGRNWTIISATLLVVPCLLLSWAVSHPGIPFVLLIVIAATAGVGGGNFASSMANISFFFPERDKGWALGLNAAGGNIGVAVVQKVIPSVVVAGGGVALARAGLLFVPLAVAAAVCAYLFMNNLTEAKADVKPVWQALRHTDTWVLSLLYIGTFGSFIGYSAAFPTLLTSVFGRGDIALGWAFLGAAIGSVIRPLGGRLADRIGGARITAGSFVMLAVGAAAALWSVQAVDLRLFFLSFMFLFVATGIGNGSTYRMISRIFTVKGELAGGDPDTMVRMRRQAAGALGVISAVGALGGFLVPLAYAWSKAQFGSIEPALRFYVIFFVGLLVVTWYRYLRRTAGTSRV; encoded by the coding sequence ATGACGATTGCCCCGGTAATCCAGCAGGCGCCACCGCGCGCGCCTTATGTCGAAGGTCCCTGGATTGACGACTGGCGCCCGGAAGACCCCGAGTTCTGGGAGCGCACCGGCAGACCGATCGCCCGTCGTAACCTCGTTTTCTCCATCTTCGCCGAGCACATCGGGTTCAGCGTGTGGATGCTGTGGAGCATCGTGGTGGTACATATGACGGCCGTCGGTGGCCACCCCGCGCCCTCTGGCTGGGCGCTGTCGCCTAGCCAGGCGCTATGTCTGGTCGCGGTGCCCAGCGGGGTTGGTGCGTTGCTGCGGTTGCCCTACACATTTGCCGTCCCGATCTTCGGTGGCCGCAACTGGACGATCATCTCGGCAACTTTGTTGGTCGTTCCCTGTCTGCTGCTGTCCTGGGCGGTAAGTCATCCAGGCATACCGTTCGTGCTGCTGATCGTGATCGCCGCGACGGCTGGGGTAGGGGGCGGCAACTTCGCCTCATCGATGGCCAACATCTCGTTCTTCTTCCCGGAGCGCGACAAGGGCTGGGCGCTGGGTCTCAACGCGGCCGGGGGCAACATCGGGGTTGCGGTGGTGCAGAAGGTCATTCCGTCGGTCGTGGTCGCCGGTGGCGGGGTGGCGCTGGCGCGTGCCGGATTGTTGTTCGTCCCGTTGGCCGTGGCCGCCGCGGTATGTGCCTACCTGTTCATGAACAACCTCACCGAGGCCAAAGCCGACGTGAAACCCGTTTGGCAGGCATTGCGGCACACCGACACCTGGGTCTTGTCGTTGTTGTACATCGGTACCTTCGGATCCTTCATCGGCTACTCGGCGGCCTTCCCGACGCTGCTGACCAGCGTCTTCGGCCGCGGCGACATCGCGTTGGGCTGGGCTTTCCTGGGCGCTGCCATCGGATCCGTCATCCGTCCGCTGGGTGGCAGGCTCGCCGACCGGATCGGCGGTGCCCGGATCACCGCGGGCAGCTTCGTCATGCTCGCGGTCGGGGCGGCGGCGGCGCTGTGGTCGGTTCAGGCGGTCGACTTGCGGCTGTTCTTCCTCAGCTTCATGTTCTTGTTCGTGGCCACCGGTATCGGCAACGGATCGACCTACCGGATGATCTCCCGGATTTTCACGGTCAAAGGTGAACTCGCGGGCGGTGACCCCGACACCATGGTCCGGATGCGCCGCCAGGCCGCCGGCGCGTTGGGCGTCATCTCCGCAGTCGGTGCCCTTGGCGGGTTTCTGGTGCCGTTGGCGTATGCGTGGTCCAAGGCGCAGTTCGGCAGCATCGAACCGGCGCTGCGGTTCTATGTGATCTTCTTCGTGGGCCTGCTGGTGGTGACGTGGTACCGCTACCTGCGCAGGACAGCCGGGACGAGTCGGGTCTGA
- a CDS encoding acyl-CoA dehydrogenase, which produces MPIAITREHQDLADSVRSLVARVAPSEMLHAALETPVANPPPYWQAAAEQGLQGVHLAESVGGQGFGILELAVVLAEFGYGAVPGPFVPSALASALIAVHDPEAKVLSELATGAAIAAYALDSGLTATRQGDILVIRGEVRAVPAAAQAAILVLPVAIDSGEEWVVLRAEQLEIEPVRSLDPLRPIAHVRANAVEVTDDVVLSNLSMTTAHALMSTLLSAEAVGVARWATDTASSYAKIREQFGRPIGQFQAIKHKCAEMIADTERATAAVWDAARALDEGSPDVEFAAAVAATLAPTAAQRCTQDCIQVHGGIGYTWEHDTNIYYRRALMLAACFGRHTTYPQRVVDTATTTGMRPVDIDLDPDTEKLRAEIRAEVAALKAMPREQRRVALAEAGWALPHLPKPWGRASSPVEQIIIAQEFTSGRVKRPQLGIANWVVPSIVAFGTEEQKQRFLPPTFRGDMIWCQLFSEPGAGSDLAGLTTKATRVDGGWRITGQKIWTTAAQYAHYGALLARTDPNAPKHNGITYFLLDMKSQGVQVKPLRELTGHAMFNTVYLDDVFVPDELVLGDVNRGWEVSRNTLTAERVSIGSSDANFLATLPQFVEFVRDGHFDQVAHHRAGQLIAEGHAVKVLNLRSTLLTIAGGDPMPSAAISKLLSMRTGQGYAEFAVSTFGTDAAIGDPDQLPGKWGEYLLASRATTIYGGTSEVQLNIIAERLLGLPRDP; this is translated from the coding sequence ATGCCGATCGCAATCACCCGTGAACATCAAGACCTCGCCGATTCGGTGCGATCCCTGGTGGCGCGGGTGGCGCCATCTGAGATGCTGCATGCTGCTCTAGAAACCCCGGTTGCGAACCCGCCGCCGTACTGGCAGGCAGCCGCCGAACAAGGATTGCAAGGGGTGCACCTGGCCGAATCCGTGGGCGGACAGGGATTCGGCATCCTCGAGCTGGCCGTGGTGCTGGCCGAGTTCGGCTACGGGGCGGTGCCCGGACCGTTCGTCCCGTCGGCCCTTGCCAGCGCGCTGATTGCGGTGCACGACCCCGAGGCCAAGGTGCTTTCCGAACTGGCCACCGGGGCGGCCATTGCCGCGTACGCGCTGGATTCCGGGCTGACCGCCACCCGTCAGGGTGACATCCTGGTGATCCGCGGCGAGGTCCGCGCGGTTCCCGCGGCGGCTCAGGCGGCCATCCTGGTGCTGCCGGTGGCCATCGACAGCGGCGAGGAGTGGGTGGTGCTGCGGGCCGAGCAGCTCGAAATCGAGCCGGTCCGCAGTCTGGACCCGCTGCGGCCCATCGCACACGTGCGGGCCAACGCCGTCGAGGTCACAGACGACGTCGTGCTGAGCAATCTGAGCATGACCACCGCCCACGCGCTGATGTCCACGCTGCTGTCGGCCGAAGCCGTGGGTGTGGCCCGCTGGGCCACCGACACCGCATCAAGCTACGCCAAGATCCGCGAACAGTTCGGCAGGCCGATCGGCCAGTTCCAGGCGATCAAACACAAGTGCGCCGAGATGATCGCCGACACCGAACGCGCCACCGCCGCAGTGTGGGACGCCGCCCGCGCCCTAGACGAGGGCAGCCCGGACGTCGAGTTCGCCGCGGCGGTGGCGGCAACCCTGGCGCCGACCGCCGCCCAGCGCTGCACGCAGGACTGCATCCAGGTTCACGGCGGCATCGGATACACCTGGGAGCACGACACGAACATTTACTACCGCCGCGCGCTGATGCTGGCCGCCTGCTTCGGCCGCCACACCACCTACCCACAGCGGGTGGTGGACACCGCGACCACCACGGGGATGCGGCCGGTGGACATCGACTTGGACCCCGACACCGAGAAGCTGCGGGCCGAGATTCGGGCCGAGGTAGCCGCCCTGAAGGCGATGCCGCGCGAGCAACGCAGGGTCGCGCTCGCCGAGGCCGGCTGGGCGCTGCCGCATCTGCCCAAGCCGTGGGGGCGAGCGTCCAGCCCGGTCGAGCAGATCATCATCGCCCAGGAGTTCACCAGCGGCCGGGTCAAGCGGCCGCAGCTCGGCATCGCCAACTGGGTCGTCCCGTCGATCGTCGCGTTCGGCACCGAAGAGCAGAAGCAGCGCTTCCTGCCGCCGACCTTCCGCGGCGACATGATCTGGTGCCAGCTGTTTTCCGAGCCCGGCGCCGGCTCGGACCTGGCGGGGCTGACCACGAAAGCGACCCGGGTCGACGGCGGCTGGCGCATCACCGGCCAGAAGATCTGGACGACCGCCGCCCAATACGCGCACTACGGCGCACTGCTAGCCAGGACCGACCCGAACGCGCCGAAGCACAACGGCATCACCTATTTCCTGCTGGACATGAAAAGCCAAGGCGTGCAGGTAAAGCCGCTGCGTGAACTGACGGGCCACGCGATGTTCAACACCGTCTACCTCGACGACGTGTTCGTCCCCGACGAGCTGGTGCTCGGTGACGTGAACCGGGGCTGGGAGGTCAGCCGCAACACGTTGACGGCCGAACGCGTGTCGATCGGCAGCAGCGACGCCAACTTCCTGGCTACTCTGCCGCAATTCGTGGAGTTCGTCCGCGACGGCCATTTCGACCAGGTCGCCCACCACCGCGCCGGCCAGCTGATCGCCGAGGGTCATGCGGTCAAGGTGCTCAACCTACGGTCGACGCTGTTGACCATCGCCGGCGGTGATCCCATGCCGTCGGCTGCGATTTCCAAGCTGTTGTCGATGCGCACCGGGCAGGGCTACGCCGAATTCGCGGTGTCGACGTTCGGCACGGACGCCGCGATCGGCGACCCGGACCAATTGCCGGGCAAGTGGGGCGAATACCTGCTGGCCAGCCGGGCCACGACGATCTATGGCGGCACGTCGGAAGTGCAGCTGAATATCATCGCCGAGCGGCTGCTCGGCCTGCCCCGCGACCCCTAA
- the fadD2 gene encoding long-chain-fatty-acid--CoA ligase FadD2: MPNLSDLPGLGKIQQYVDRGTSELHYVRKIVESGAFRLESPLNYAAMANEIVKWGEFGMLPSLNARRHPDRAACIDEDGEFTYKELDDAAHALANALLAKGVRAGDGVALLARNHRWFLIANYGAARVGARIILLNSEFSGPQIKEVSEREGAKLIIYDDEYTKAVSKAEPPLGKLRALGTNPDKDEPSGSTDETLADLIARSSTAPAPKAGKHASIIILTSGTTGTPKGANRSTPPTLAPVGGILSHVPFKANEVTSLPAPMFHALGYLHATIAMFLGSTLVLRRKFKPPLVLQDIEKHKVTAMVVVPVMLSRILDAIEKMHKKPDLSSLKIVFVSGSQLGAELASRALKDLGPVIYNMYGSTEIAFATIAGPKDLERNPATVGPVVKGVKVKILDENGKELPQGEVGRIFVGNAFPFEGYTGGGHKQIIDGLMSSGDVGYFDEHNLLYVSGRDDEMIVSGGENVFPAEVEDLISGHPDVVEATAIGVEDKEWGARLRAFVVKKPDAEVDEDTIKHYVRDHLARYKVPREVIFIDELPRNPTGKILKRELREMEI, encoded by the coding sequence ATGCCTAACCTCAGTGACTTGCCCGGGCTCGGAAAGATCCAGCAATACGTCGACCGCGGTACCTCCGAACTGCACTACGTGCGCAAGATCGTCGAATCGGGCGCGTTCCGGCTGGAGTCGCCGCTGAACTATGCCGCGATGGCAAACGAAATCGTGAAGTGGGGCGAGTTCGGCATGCTGCCGTCGTTGAATGCCCGACGCCATCCGGACCGGGCGGCCTGTATCGACGAAGACGGCGAGTTCACCTACAAGGAGCTCGACGACGCCGCCCACGCTCTGGCCAACGCCCTGCTCGCCAAGGGGGTTCGGGCCGGCGACGGGGTGGCTCTTTTGGCGCGCAACCACCGCTGGTTCCTCATCGCCAACTACGGCGCCGCCCGGGTGGGCGCCCGCATCATCCTGCTGAACAGCGAGTTCTCGGGCCCGCAGATCAAGGAGGTGTCGGAACGCGAAGGCGCCAAGCTGATCATCTACGACGACGAGTACACCAAGGCCGTCAGCAAGGCCGAGCCGCCGTTGGGCAAGCTCCGCGCCCTGGGCACCAACCCCGATAAAGATGAGCCGTCCGGCAGCACCGACGAGACCCTCGCCGACCTGATCGCGCGCAGCAGCACCGCGCCCGCTCCCAAGGCCGGCAAGCACGCGTCGATCATCATCCTGACCAGCGGCACCACCGGAACCCCGAAGGGTGCCAATCGCAGTACCCCGCCGACGCTGGCGCCCGTCGGCGGCATCCTGTCGCATGTTCCCTTCAAGGCCAACGAGGTGACGTCGCTGCCGGCGCCGATGTTCCACGCGCTGGGTTACCTGCACGCCACCATCGCGATGTTCCTGGGGTCGACGCTGGTGCTGCGACGGAAGTTCAAGCCGCCGCTGGTGCTGCAAGACATCGAGAAGCACAAGGTGACCGCCATGGTGGTGGTGCCGGTGATGCTGTCGCGCATTCTCGACGCGATCGAGAAGATGCACAAAAAGCCCGATCTGTCCAGCCTGAAGATCGTGTTCGTTTCCGGTTCGCAGTTGGGCGCCGAGTTGGCCTCGCGCGCGCTCAAGGACCTCGGGCCGGTCATCTACAACATGTACGGCTCGACCGAGATCGCCTTCGCCACCATCGCCGGACCCAAGGACCTGGAGCGCAACCCGGCGACGGTGGGGCCGGTCGTCAAGGGCGTGAAGGTCAAGATCCTCGACGAGAACGGCAAGGAGCTGCCACAGGGCGAGGTCGGCCGGATCTTCGTCGGCAATGCCTTCCCGTTCGAGGGCTACACCGGCGGCGGGCACAAGCAGATCATCGACGGGCTGATGTCGTCGGGTGACGTCGGTTATTTCGACGAGCACAACCTGCTCTACGTCAGCGGCCGCGACGACGAGATGATCGTCTCCGGCGGCGAGAACGTGTTCCCCGCCGAGGTGGAGGACCTGATCAGCGGACATCCCGACGTGGTGGAGGCCACCGCGATCGGTGTCGAGGACAAGGAGTGGGGCGCCCGGCTGCGCGCCTTCGTGGTGAAGAAGCCCGATGCCGAGGTCGACGAGGACACCATCAAGCACTATGTGCGCGACCACCTTGCGCGGTACAAGGTGCCGCGGGAGGTGATCTTCATCGACGAGCTGCCGCGCAATCCCACCGGCAAGATTCTCAAGCGTGAACTGCGCGAGATGGAGATCTAG